The nucleotide sequence ttaatttaataattttattattaagatttaACCTTCCCAATCATGGCAAAAGCATGTGGGAGACTAAGTAATATGCATTATTCGAAATCATTCATGCCCAAATAATAAAATTCGCGTGTAATGCGGATGTGTTTGTGCAAACAGACATGATGGACGTGTATATAAATGTGAGTGTATAAATATTGCTCATAAGGTGTTTGATAGAATGCCTCAGAGAGACATTGCGTCTTGGAATGCAATGCTTTTAGGATTGGTCCAATTGGGTTTAGTTAGTCAAGTTTTGACACTTTTTAAGCAAACGAGAGTTGGGAGAATTCATCCTAATTCTGTCATGGTAATTGAGATAAAGCAAATAGATCACGAGTAGGAAACTTTAAATAGGAAGATGGGTTGAAAATTTTGCTGTTTTTTCGGAATCACAAGTAATTTAATGGTCTTGAATGCTTTGATAGACATGTATCGTGGAGGTTTTATTGGAAACAGAAAGATAATCGTTTTAATGTGAAATCCTATAAAATTGTTAATTTTGCTTCTTTCAGGTCAACTCCAATGCAGCCTTGTACTACAAAACTCACAATTGGGGTGAATGAAGGTTTATGTGAAGTTGCAAGCTCTAAAATTGGAGACAACATAGAGGAAAACGGTTTAAATCCTCCACTTATGAGCAATTTAAAAAGAAAAGATCACAATAACATCAATGAAAATGTTATTGAGATATCTTCTTCTGAATCAGAAGACGAAAACAACCCATCTTGTGATGATTCTCAAAAACAGTTGGTCGTTTATGATCCTTCTGTTATCCATCAACACCCGATTAAGCCTTTCCCAGATCCTATTTCGTATGAACTTCCACCACGAATATTGCCATCTATCGGTACTTACACGGTTCAATGCGCCAACTGTTTTAAATGGAGACTTATTCCAACCCAAGAGAAATACGAGGAAATACGGGAACACATTACCGAAAAGCCCTTTGTGTGTGAAACAGCTCTCGAGTGGCGGTCTGATGTTTCGTGTGATGATCCACCCGATATCGAACAAGATGGAACCAGAATTTGGGCTATTGATAAGCCCAATATTGTACAGCCACCGCCCGGGTGGCAAAGGGATCTGAGGATCAGGGCTGAAGGAGGCTCAAAGTTTGCTGATATGTATGAATCCTTTCACTTTTCCTAGAGGTGGCAAAATAGGCGGGTCAAAATGAGTATTTTTTGTACGGGTCAAGTTGAGTTAACCCAATTTCTTTTTTGCCTCTAATATTGAATATTtcgaattatttttttttttttttgtcaaatatGAGTAGAAAAGTCATATTTTTATCATAAAATTGAACTAGACAGTTTTGGGTTAAAACGGGTAATGGGTGTGGGTTGACCCAGTCACCCAACTCAGCACTATTCATTTATTTGTATTTTTTCAGATAATAATATAGTTTGTGCAAACTATTACTCTGTACTAATCGAGCTTTAATTGTTATTCAGATATTATACATCACCAACAGGCCGTAAGCTGCGTTCAATACCTCATATTGAAAAGTATGTTCTGTAATCATTAGTTTTTAATGATGAGTGACGTGTTTAACAGTTAAATTGAGTCTTAATGATTTGTATTAAACAGGTACTTGTTTAAACATCCGGAGTTTGTAGAACAAGGAGTGACAATTTCTCAGTTTTCGTTCACAACTCCAAAACCATTGCAGGAGAACTATGTACGAAAACAACCTGCTCATATGCCACCTGTGCATGATGCTGATAATTTCTGGATGCCGACATCTATTGAACCTTCCTCAGGTTAGAAAGTTCATTTGCATGCGTATTAAAACAATTTTATACACGCCACTCTAGTCAGTTTCTGTTAAAAATGCTAAATCTGGCCAGAACCTGCTAAAAACTCATAAAAAGAGACAAATGCCCCTATCTATTATATGCGATTTTCAAATATGAATATTGATTCACAATGTTATATACCTTGTTGGTGTTTTTGATGCTTTTGACAATTTTGACCCCTTCATCTCATTTGACCTGTTTCAATATGTAATTCCTCTATCGAATTTAATGTTATTTTAGATAAGTTGTTGGtcattttagtgtcatccaacatgcattttagttagttgcgagttgcttgaatgcaagagttagctagttttacttaacaacgggttcggagagtgtggagtacacgcccgtaagagttggctactaactgaCGCGTAATTGCACGGGTCAAGGGGGCTGCACCCCCTTGTGGGGTCTAAGGGGCAGCGAATAGTTTCAGCGAATAGTTATACCTTTTCGGTATAACAGATTTTCCCGCCAAAATGAAGGGATTCACCCTTTCATTTCCTAACTGTTTCCTATAACAGTTTTATGGGCGTGCCATTGTTGATTTTGCATTCATTCTAACCTACAGAAAACACACAATCTTTCAGATAATTTGattagtgatttcattgccaaaacaCTAATTGCGTTCTTGtattatccctgtaaagatttcgtgaaacCGAGGCAATcgttgggtcgaaatactttatagagaaagtgaacacacgattcaagaatcagtccgggcagtcaattcatacccatTTTCTAACATAAGCTGCATTTGTATTCTTTTACAAATTTTCATCATGGTTTTGGCTGGATTTGGCGTGAATGTAAATGGATACCACGTTAGGTGGTCTATAAAACTTCTTTTACACATTGGTGTGCTCAATGAATGGCGTGCTATACTTGACAGACCTCAGATATATTCCACCTATTCATTTcaataaaaaaatttattttgtgGATCAAGTGATTTACGATTGTATGAGTTAAAAGGGCAACTTTCTTGAAAAGGGAACGTCATTCACCAAAATGCTCAACAAAAGGATTGTGAAATGAATTTGTACATTTAAAGGGTTATGATTTTCATTGTGTAAAACAGGGTAATATCTAGTTGAGATCTTTTATCAAGCTTATTGCATTATCATGTTCCCCTTTCATAAAATTTGGTCGATTTAAAATTGCAATCCAGGTGACTTTCAATGTGTTTGACCCTTTGTT is from Rutidosis leptorrhynchoides isolate AG116_Rl617_1_P2 chromosome 10, CSIRO_AGI_Rlap_v1, whole genome shotgun sequence and encodes:
- the LOC139871345 gene encoding methyl-CpG-binding domain-containing protein 2-like, whose protein sequence is MELPGPEQNTDMHLQLDLPGFDASSNPTKPSPKKAKTAPAKRKRNFHFMNNDHEMSTPMQPCTTKLTIGVNEGLCEVASSKIGDNIEENGLNPPLMSNLKRKDHNNINENVIEISSSESEDENNPSCDDSQKQLVVYDPSVIHQHPIKPFPDPISYELPPRILPSIGTYTVQCANCFKWRLIPTQEKYEEIREHITEKPFVCETALEWRSDVSCDDPPDIEQDGTRIWAIDKPNIVQPPPGWQRDLRIRAEGGSKFADIYYTSPTGRKLRSIPHIEKYLFKHPEFVEQGVTISQFSFTTPKPLQENYVRKQPAHMPPVHDADNFWMPTSIEPSSVIPMALPSPEQNTDTHLQLDLPGFDASSNPLKPSPKKEKTAPAKRKRNIHFMNNNHEM